The following proteins are encoded in a genomic region of Alnus glutinosa chromosome 8, dhAlnGlut1.1, whole genome shotgun sequence:
- the LOC133875668 gene encoding uncharacterized protein LOC133875668 yields the protein MAETKSMGVVGSGQMGSGIAQLGAVHGINVWLMDSDPDALARASKSISSSIQRLVSKGQLSQAAGTGALGRLRFTPNLEELRSADVIIEAIVESEDVKRKLFSELDKIAKSTAILASNTSSISITRLASATSRPRQVIGMHFMNPPPIMKLVEIVRGADTSDETFNATKALALRLGKTVICSQDYSGFIVNRILMPMINEAFFTLYTGVATKEDIDTGMKLGTNHPMGPLELADFIGLDVCLSIMKVLHAGLGDSKYAPCPLLVQYVDAGRLGRKRGIGVYEYRKVPEPVKPSPRL from the exons ATGGCGGAGACGAAGAGCATGGGAGTGGTGGGCAGCGGCCAGATGGGCTCGGGAATCGCCCAGCTCGGCGCCGTGCACGGAATCAACGTCTGGCTGATGGACTCCGACCCCGACGCTCTCGCCAGAGCCTCCAAATCCATCTCTTCCTCTATCCAACGCTTAGTCTCCAAAGGCCAACTCTCTCAG GCAGCAGGTACTGGTGCTTTGGGACGATTGCGGTTTACACCAAACTTGGAAGAGCTTCGTTCAGCTGATGTTATTATTGAAGCTATTGTGGAATCTGAAGATGTGAAAAGAAAGTTATTTTCTGAACTAGATAAGATTGCAAAAAGTACAGCCATTTTGGCATCTAATACAAGTTCTATCTCCATTACTCGTCTAGCATCTGCGACTAGCAGACCCCGCCAG GTGATTGGCATGCATTTCATGAATCCTCCTCCTATTATGAAACTGGTGGAGATTGTGCGGGGTGCAGACACATCAGATGAGACATTCAATGCAACAAAAGCCTTGGCCTTGAG GTTAGGCAAGACAGTTATATGCTCTCAGGATTATTCTGGATTCATTGTAAACCGGATCCTTATGCCGATGATAAATGAAgcatttttcactctctatacCGGTGTAGCAACAAAGGAAGACATTGATACTGGTATGAAGCTGGGAACAAACCATCCAATGGGTCCTCTGGAGCTTGCAGATTTCATCGGATTGGATGTCTGCTTGTCCATAATGAAAGTTCTTCATGCTGGCCTTGGAGACAGTAAATATGCTCCCTGTCCTCTTCTTGTGCAATATGTGGATGCAGGTCGGCTCGGAAGAAAACGCGGTATCGGGGTGTATGAGTACCGTAAAGTGCCCGAACCAGTAAAGCCATCACCTCGACTTTGA